The Alosa sapidissima isolate fAloSap1 chromosome 5, fAloSap1.pri, whole genome shotgun sequence genome has a window encoding:
- the ncbp3 gene encoding nuclear cap-binding protein subunit 3, producing MAAVRSLRVAVKPESASESDAESDLDRDARDPEPMEVEEGEGQLETIPVQCSLKELLPDTSRRYENKAGTFITGIDVTSKEAVEKKEKRARRFHFRADDNVSQRNVVLDKELLKKVIPKVRLEGLHLCGVDNMSTKDIFGFFKEYPPAHIEWIDDASCNVVWLDDVTSSRVLLNMSRMPDPEETANRSPTKQSNRQERKARRGRESDDDDEDDDDVEEGEVVDEQETVKGDKSSEASEGKASDSEEETEKKTEPVNSETDVLSQAEIDSILRNDLRPTTKGFKGNELFLRFATHEDKKELGAARRSRYYMKYGNPNYGGMRGILSNSWKRRYHNKRIQRDVLKTKKPLIGDSLGHTPPYTHRHSADLVNLPEEPIEEEEEEEEEGEVDMDADDRLVEYRVERDRNLRITGLGGSRSRPNATPSNASSDSDEMDYDLELKMISTPSPKKSMKMTMYADEVEENLKIIRQSSSGSDVRNRVSSEVGNRTKSAVEKVTDVRQLLEEKRQQQRPAASSSKTDMRQRLGKRRHSPDPRRSVSPPPRNLSPRREHLSDVHSRLGVAKRDVRNLYPEPTKDKKSGGLWSRLGPSHNSTQRSTGQSGRATSSSSRTAHRQGRRESDDEEEEEEDDSHLQKMWGAMIKEKEQQSNRMKKSRLDNLPSLQIEISRDSSNGSDSDS from the exons ATGGCGGCAGTTCGCAGCTTACGAGTGGCAGTCAAGCCAGAAAGCGCCTCGGAATCAGATGCAGAATCGGACTTGGATCGAGATGCCCGGGACCCAGAACCCatggaggtagaggagggagaggggcaaCTGGAGACCATTCCTGTTCAGTGTTCTCTCAAGGAACTGTTGCCG GATACCAGTCGAAGGTATGAAAATAAGGCTGGCACTTTCATCACCGGGATAGATGTCACTTCGAAG GAGGCAGTGgagaaaaaggagaagagagcaaGGCGCTTCCATTTCCGTGCAGATGATAATGTGTCTCAGAGAAATGTTGTCCTGGACAAGGAGCTGTTGAAGAAAG TCATTCCAAAGGTTCGTTTGGAGGGTTTGCATCTTTGTGGGGTGGACAATATGAGCACCAAAGACATATTTGGATTTTTTAAGGAGTATCCCCCTGCCCATATTGAATGGATTGATGATGCGTCCT GCAACGTTGTGTGGCTCGATGATGTCACATCCTCCCGCGTCCTCCTCAACATGAGCCGCATGCCTGACCCAGAAGAGACGGCGAACAGGAGCCCGACAAAACAAAGCAACCGACAAGAGCGTAAAG CTCGCCGTGGGCGTGAgtcagatgatgatgatgaggatgatgacgaTGTGGAGGAAGGTGAAGTGGTTGACGAGCAGGAAACTGTGAAAGGAGACAAGAGCAGCGAAGCCAGCGAAGGAAAGGCCAGTGACAGTGAGGAGGAGactgagaaaaaaacagagcCAGTGAATTCTgag ACAGATGTGCTCTCTCAGGCAGAAATTGATTCAATTTTGCGCAATGACTTGCGTCCTACGACCAAAGGCTTTAAAGGAAATGAGCTGTTTTTAAGGTTTGCTACTCATG AGGACAAGAAAGAGCTTGGAGCTGCCAGGCGGAGCAGGTATTACATGAAGTATGGCAACCCCAACTATGGTGGCATGAGAGGCATTCTGAGTAATTCTTG GAAGCGCAGATACCACAACAAGAGAATACAGAGAGATGTTCTGAAGACCAAAAAGCCCCTTATAGGGGACAGCTTGGGACAtacaccaccctacacacacagacactctg CTGACCTGGTGAATTTACCAGAGGAACCcatagaagaggaagaggaggaggaagaggaaggcgAGGTGGACATGGACGCAGATGATCGCCTAGTGGAGTACCGCGTGGAGCGAGACCGGAACCTGCGCATCACAGGGCTGGGGGGCTCACGCAGTCGCCCCAACGCCACCCCCTCGAACGCCTCGTCTGATTCGGACGAGATGGACTACGACCTGGAGCTGAAGATGATCTCCACGCCATCACCGAAGAAGAGCATGAAGATGACCATGTATGCAGATGAAGTGGAGGAAAACCTGAAGATCATACG ACAATCTAGTTCAGGCAGTGACGTACGGAACAGGGTTTCGAGTGAAGTAGGTAACAGGACCAAATCTGCGGTGGAAAAGGTCACTGATGTCCGTCAGCTTctggaggagaagagacagCAGCAGAGACCTGCAGCCTCAAGTAGCAAGACGG ACATGAGACAGAGGCTGGGAAAGAGACGACATTCCCCGGATCCGCGGCGTTCTGTCTCTCCACCTCCGAGAAACCTGTCTCCTCGCCGTGAACATCTGTCAGATGTACACAGCCGACTGGGGGTGGCCAAACGCGATGTCCGAAACCTGTACCCTGAGCCAACCAAAGACAAGAAAAGTG GAGGCCTCTGGAGTCGACTGGGCCCATCTCACAACAGCACCCAGAGATCCACGGGTCAGTCGGGGAGAGCGACGTCCTCCAGCTCGCGAACCGCCCACCGGCAAGGCCGCCGGGAATCTGAcgacgaagaggaggaggaagaggatgactcTCATCTGCAGAAGATGTGGGGCGCCATGATCAAGGAGAAAGAGCAGCAGTCCAACCGAATGAAGAAGAGCCGGCTGGACAACCTGCCCTCGCTGCAGATCGAGATCAGCCGAGACAGCAGCAACGGCTCGGACAGTGACTCGTGA